Proteins encoded in a region of the Brevundimonas vesicularis genome:
- a CDS encoding YjfK family protein: protein MFKKLFGSSEKVAPANRLATVRNITVGRTVSLDALAWRRLGDETHFTLDRDVLDISAQGVVSLDSGQFVHRFYTDDHVMLQAMSDDEAGLETYDFSLFVPWTSAYPPGERERRIWRDRLSAPVFHGAAEELPDYPRFWFAESDAIQPPVTLWETIWDDRAATTPYAKIFQTCMLYARELGGGRELMLALEQQPEGGDTTHEIMIGIPLEMAEFRA from the coding sequence ATGTTCAAGAAGCTTTTCGGTTCGTCGGAGAAGGTCGCGCCCGCCAATCGGCTGGCGACCGTGCGCAACATCACCGTCGGCCGCACCGTGTCGCTGGACGCGCTGGCCTGGCGCAGGCTGGGCGACGAGACCCATTTCACCCTGGATCGCGACGTGCTGGACATCTCGGCGCAGGGGGTGGTCAGCCTGGACAGCGGCCAGTTCGTCCATCGCTTCTACACCGACGACCACGTCATGCTTCAGGCCATGAGCGACGACGAGGCGGGCCTGGAAACCTACGACTTCAGCCTGTTCGTGCCCTGGACCTCGGCCTATCCGCCGGGCGAGCGCGAACGCCGCATCTGGCGCGACCGACTGTCGGCGCCGGTCTTTCACGGCGCGGCCGAGGAGTTGCCCGACTATCCGCGCTTCTGGTTCGCCGAGAGCGACGCCATTCAGCCGCCCGTCACCCTGTGGGAGACGATCTGGGACGACCGCGCCGCGACCACGCCCTATGCCAAGATCTTCCAGACCTGCATGTTGTATGCGCGCGAGCTGGGCGGCGGGCGCGAGCTGATGCTGGCGCTTGAGCAGCAGCCCGAGGGCGGCGACACCACGCACGAAATCATGATCGGCATTCCGTTGGAAATGGCCGAGTTCCGCGCCTGA
- a CDS encoding DUF350 domain-containing protein, whose amino-acid sequence MFDWFIFQQGAIAFLIAFAMAGAFTLAFKLIYQWVTPYHEHTLIREGNTAAAIALGGALIGYVLPLASALSHTVSLMEFAAWALLAGVIQIVVFVAISRMAFRNLVVRIEAGEIAAAVYLASISICVGLLNAACMTS is encoded by the coding sequence ATGTTCGACTGGTTCATTTTTCAGCAGGGGGCGATCGCCTTCCTGATCGCCTTCGCCATGGCGGGCGCCTTCACCCTGGCCTTCAAACTGATCTACCAGTGGGTCACGCCCTATCACGAACACACGCTGATCCGTGAGGGGAACACGGCCGCCGCCATCGCTCTGGGGGGCGCCCTGATCGGTTATGTCCTGCCTCTGGCCTCGGCCCTGTCGCACACCGTCAGCCTGATGGAGTTCGCAGCCTGGGCCCTTCTGGCCGGCGTGATCCAGATCGTCGTCTTCGTCGCCATCAGCCGAATGGCCTTCCGCAACCTGGTCGTCCGCATCGAGGCGGGCGAGATCGCCGCGGCCGTCTATCTGGCCTCCATCTCCATCTGCGTCGGCCTGCTCAACGCCGCCTGCATGACGTCGTGA
- a CDS encoding DUF1190 domain-containing protein, which translates to MTDPKDLPKTDTMRRLKRSRVLHVSSLMATASFSLAACGSPQRVPAPEPEPTLAYQSLDECKAANDIPDNECDAALAKAQQEAAKTAPRYATREECEGQWGPSQCQPNNNGGSFFTPLLTGFIVGQMLNGGGYRGGGPLYRDREGRLSNGYGGGYAYRDYRTGKTLTNAREHGDVARQAPTRVQSRTTVVSRGGFGGGGRGYGG; encoded by the coding sequence ATGACCGACCCCAAAGACCTTCCCAAGACAGACACCATGCGCCGGCTGAAGCGCTCGCGCGTCCTGCACGTCAGCAGCCTGATGGCGACCGCCAGCTTCTCGCTGGCCGCCTGCGGCTCGCCCCAGCGCGTCCCGGCGCCCGAGCCCGAGCCGACCCTGGCCTATCAGTCGCTGGACGAGTGCAAGGCCGCCAACGACATTCCCGACAATGAATGCGACGCCGCCTTGGCCAAGGCTCAGCAGGAGGCCGCAAAGACCGCGCCGCGCTACGCCACCCGCGAGGAGTGCGAGGGTCAGTGGGGACCGTCGCAGTGCCAGCCGAACAACAACGGCGGCTCCTTCTTCACTCCGCTGTTGACCGGCTTCATCGTCGGCCAGATGCTGAACGGCGGCGGCTATCGCGGCGGCGGACCGCTGTATCGCGACCGCGAGGGGCGGCTGTCCAACGGCTACGGCGGCGGCTACGCCTACCGCGACTATCGCACCGGCAAGACCCTGACCAATGCGCGCGAACATGGCGACGTCGCCCGTCAGGCCCCGACGCGGGTGCAGAGCCGAACCACCGTCGTCTCGCGCGGCGGCTTCGGCGGCGGCGGCCGAGGCTACGGCGGCTGA
- a CDS encoding flavin reductase family protein codes for MTASPPPHGGLDVESWGDPEDPIVLLIDAPERLSGDWRRSVRALVEAGRHVMLAADFDEADDSSAALRRLLTELSSRPAIVCSDTTLAAVVPALAVTGPALASCLVVVAEGQGAVSPELETQLAGIPRQTIARAEAPDAVEAENAALLGFLERHAPRDALHYQAGSDPRTLRDALGCFATGVTVVTTLDEAGQPVGLTANSFSSVSLDPPLILFCLARSSTNVDRFRQAEHFAINVLHIGQQPTSGVFARSQADRFQDVAWEAWDTGAPILSGALASFECGTEQIVEAGDHLVIIGRVRRARFEPRRDPLLYFRGKYRRLHFS; via the coding sequence ATGACCGCATCGCCGCCCCCGCACGGAGGCCTGGACGTCGAAAGCTGGGGCGACCCTGAGGATCCGATCGTCCTGCTGATCGACGCGCCCGAACGTCTGTCCGGCGACTGGCGCCGGTCGGTGCGGGCGCTGGTCGAGGCCGGCCGCCACGTCATGCTGGCTGCCGACTTCGACGAGGCGGACGACAGCTCCGCCGCCCTGCGTCGACTGCTGACCGAGCTTTCCTCTCGCCCGGCCATCGTCTGTTCCGACACGACGCTGGCGGCCGTCGTCCCTGCGCTCGCCGTCACCGGCCCGGCCCTGGCCAGCTGTCTGGTGGTCGTCGCCGAAGGGCAGGGGGCTGTCTCGCCCGAGCTTGAGACACAGTTGGCCGGCATTCCGCGCCAGACGATCGCGCGCGCCGAGGCGCCGGACGCGGTCGAGGCCGAGAACGCCGCCCTCCTGGGCTTCCTCGAACGCCACGCCCCGCGCGACGCCCTGCATTATCAGGCCGGCTCCGACCCGCGCACCCTGCGCGACGCCCTGGGCTGTTTCGCCACTGGGGTCACGGTGGTCACGACCCTGGACGAGGCCGGACAGCCCGTCGGCCTGACCGCCAACTCCTTCTCCTCGGTGTCGCTGGACCCGCCGCTGATCCTGTTTTGCCTGGCCCGCTCGTCCACCAATGTCGACCGCTTCCGCCAGGCCGAACATTTCGCCATCAACGTCCTGCATATCGGCCAGCAGCCGACCTCCGGCGTCTTCGCCCGGTCCCAGGCCGACCGGTTCCAGGACGTGGCGTGGGAGGCATGGGACACCGGCGCGCCCATCCTCTCGGGCGCCCTGGCCAGCTTCGAATGCGGAACCGAGCAGATCGTCGAGGCCGGCGATCACCTGGTCATCATCGGCCGCGTCAGGCGCGCCCGGTTCGAGCCGCGCCGCGATCCGCTGCTCTATTTCCGGGGCAAGTATCGGCGGCTGCACTTTTCCTGA
- a CDS encoding acetyl-CoA C-acyltransferase encodes MSATTSADPVVIVSYARTPMGGFQGALSDAKSTDLGAVAVKAALDRAGLDPQKVEQIIMGCVLPAGLGQAPARQAGMGAGLPVSTEATTINKMCGSGMQAAMMAHDALAAGSADVIVAGGMESMTNAPYLMQKHRGGARIGHDVISDSMYLDGLEDAYTPGKLMGQFAEDTAKDYQFTREQQDAYAIESAGRAKRAQDSGAFDAEIASVEVKTRKGPVTVDRDEQPTRSDPSKIPNLKPAFGKDGTITAASAASISDGAAALVMMRRSTAETLGLTPIARVVSQAAHAHEPHLFTTAPVFALQKALKKAGWSADDVDLWEVNEAFAIVPMIAMQELGIPHDKINVNGGACALGHPLGASGARVLTTLLSALKAHGKTRGMAALCIGGGEATAMGVELV; translated from the coding sequence ATGTCCGCGACCACGTCCGCCGATCCCGTCGTCATCGTCTCCTACGCCCGCACCCCGATGGGCGGTTTCCAGGGCGCGCTGTCCGACGCCAAGTCCACTGACCTGGGCGCCGTCGCGGTCAAGGCGGCGCTGGACCGCGCGGGCCTCGATCCGCAAAAGGTCGAGCAGATCATCATGGGCTGCGTCCTGCCTGCGGGCCTCGGCCAGGCGCCGGCGCGTCAGGCGGGCATGGGCGCAGGCCTGCCCGTCTCGACCGAGGCGACCACCATCAACAAGATGTGCGGCTCGGGCATGCAGGCGGCCATGATGGCGCACGATGCGCTGGCCGCTGGTTCGGCCGACGTGATCGTGGCGGGCGGCATGGAGTCCATGACCAACGCCCCGTATCTGATGCAAAAGCACCGGGGCGGCGCGCGCATCGGCCACGACGTCATTTCTGACAGCATGTATCTGGACGGGCTGGAGGACGCTTACACCCCCGGCAAGCTGATGGGCCAGTTCGCTGAGGACACGGCCAAGGACTATCAGTTCACCCGCGAACAGCAGGACGCCTACGCCATCGAAAGCGCCGGCCGGGCCAAGCGCGCCCAGGACTCAGGCGCCTTCGACGCCGAAATCGCCTCGGTCGAGGTCAAGACCCGCAAGGGTCCCGTCACCGTCGACCGCGACGAACAGCCGACCCGGTCCGACCCGTCCAAGATCCCCAATCTGAAGCCCGCCTTCGGCAAGGACGGCACCATCACCGCGGCTTCCGCCGCCTCGATCTCGGACGGCGCCGCCGCCCTGGTCATGATGCGCCGGTCTACGGCTGAAACCCTGGGCCTGACGCCGATCGCCCGCGTGGTCAGCCAGGCCGCCCACGCTCACGAGCCGCACCTGTTCACCACCGCCCCGGTCTTCGCCCTGCAAAAGGCGCTGAAGAAGGCCGGCTGGAGCGCCGACGATGTGGATCTGTGGGAGGTCAACGAGGCCTTCGCCATCGTGCCGATGATCGCCATGCAGGAACTCGGCATCCCCCACGACAAGATCAACGTCAACGGCGGCGCCTGCGCCCTGGGCCACCCGCTTGGGGCTTCAGGAGCACGCGTCCTGACCACCCTGCTGTCCGCCCTGAAGGCCCACGGCAAGACCCGCGGCATGGCCGCCCTGTGCATCGGCGGCGGCGAAGCGACGGCGATGGGCGTGGAGTTGGTTTAG
- a CDS encoding PAS domain-containing sensor histidine kinase, with the protein MRDEERRENRSGRRASDRAAGAPAWLRIAVLVLALIAAAYALMASREFSRPTREISRLEAENLKLSAELVASQTAALIQSAEAGLAAGRTAIVAKRAPIEVVEAAQAAAPKVAFTLVGPGETVQAAKGEGSVVAGQANADGLRLEARIAPVLPKGGETRIVSAGGVVLASARAAEIGQPIRTLIGVDASALVDQADPRAVALGGQAGLAAAARTVAGGPYVVAISQGTTASVFDDAWVVLAPLLLGVGVVVLLVLYGLRQTRQHRERVATEKRFRIAVEAARCGVWEWDLAKGEVSLSDYMAALLGFSRGGVTDAEDVIGRVHPRFQEDFRHALRQAAAYGAFEITFPVAGPDGRARWIDARGQARGERGDMGFSAILGVALDITEARRAKAAAQAAESRLRDGVESISEAFVLFDRQGRLILWNQAFEDAFGFDHGVVRRGAMKDELNRIAGLAIKAEHRPASGRAGLREVELNDGRWLQLSERFTSEGGSVVTAADITAIKRQEAERRRAADDLRATVDQLESSQEKLSLLARKYEVAMTRAEAANQAKSEFLANMSHELRTPLNAINGFSEIMASELFGPLNEKYKGYAGDILKSGQHLLSLINDVLDMAKIEAGKMTLHYEPVSLREVCEDAVRLMRGKVQEAGLKIAVEAGDLPDIEADQRGVKQVMLNLISNAVKFTPEGGSIVVSLKPFIGAQGEDRVRVACADTGIGIAPEDLVRLARPFEQVEGQHSKTTQGTGLGLALTKSLIEMHGGQLSMESQPGVGTVVSFDLPVKRPDQTVQPIRAAFAA; encoded by the coding sequence TTGCGGGACGAGGAGCGGCGGGAAAATCGGTCGGGGCGTCGCGCCTCCGACCGCGCCGCCGGCGCGCCCGCCTGGTTGCGGATCGCCGTCCTGGTCCTGGCGCTGATCGCGGCCGCCTATGCCCTGATGGCGTCGCGCGAGTTCAGCCGGCCGACCCGCGAAATCAGCCGCCTGGAAGCCGAAAATCTGAAGCTGAGCGCCGAGTTGGTCGCCAGCCAGACCGCGGCGCTGATCCAGTCGGCCGAAGCAGGTCTGGCCGCCGGCCGCACCGCCATTGTCGCCAAACGCGCCCCCATAGAGGTCGTCGAGGCCGCGCAGGCCGCTGCGCCCAAGGTCGCCTTCACCCTGGTCGGTCCCGGCGAGACGGTGCAGGCCGCCAAGGGCGAAGGATCGGTCGTCGCCGGCCAGGCCAATGCCGACGGTCTGAGGCTGGAGGCGAGGATCGCCCCGGTCCTGCCGAAAGGCGGCGAGACGCGGATCGTGTCGGCGGGCGGCGTGGTGCTGGCCTCGGCGCGCGCCGCCGAGATCGGCCAACCCATCCGCACCCTGATCGGCGTTGATGCCTCGGCCCTGGTCGATCAGGCCGACCCGCGCGCCGTGGCGCTGGGGGGCCAGGCCGGCCTCGCCGCCGCCGCTCGAACCGTCGCGGGCGGCCCCTATGTGGTCGCGATCTCGCAAGGGACGACCGCCTCCGTCTTCGACGACGCCTGGGTGGTGCTCGCGCCGCTGCTGCTGGGGGTCGGGGTCGTGGTCCTGTTGGTCCTCTATGGCCTGCGCCAGACGCGCCAGCACCGCGAACGGGTGGCCACCGAAAAGCGGTTCCGCATCGCCGTCGAAGCCGCGCGGTGCGGGGTGTGGGAGTGGGATCTGGCCAAGGGCGAGGTGTCGCTGTCGGACTATATGGCCGCGCTGCTGGGCTTCTCGCGCGGCGGTGTGACCGACGCCGAGGATGTGATCGGCCGCGTCCATCCGCGCTTTCAGGAAGATTTCCGCCACGCCCTGCGCCAGGCGGCGGCCTATGGCGCCTTTGAGATCACCTTCCCGGTGGCGGGACCGGACGGGCGGGCGCGTTGGATCGACGCGCGGGGCCAGGCGCGCGGCGAGCGCGGCGACATGGGCTTTTCCGCAATCCTGGGCGTCGCGCTAGACATCACCGAGGCCCGCCGCGCCAAGGCCGCCGCCCAGGCCGCCGAAAGCCGGCTGCGCGACGGGGTGGAGAGCATCTCCGAGGCCTTCGTCCTGTTCGATCGTCAGGGGCGGCTGATCCTGTGGAACCAGGCGTTCGAGGACGCCTTCGGCTTCGACCACGGGGTGGTGCGGCGCGGCGCGATGAAGGACGAGCTGAACCGGATCGCCGGCCTGGCCATCAAGGCCGAGCATCGCCCGGCCAGCGGTCGTGCGGGCCTGCGTGAGGTCGAGCTGAACGACGGGCGCTGGCTGCAACTGTCCGAGCGGTTCACTTCCGAGGGCGGGTCGGTTGTCACCGCCGCCGACATCACCGCCATCAAACGCCAGGAGGCCGAGCGCCGCCGCGCCGCCGACGATCTGCGGGCCACCGTCGACCAGCTGGAATCCAGCCAGGAAAAGCTGTCGCTGCTGGCGCGCAAATACGAGGTCGCCATGACCCGGGCCGAGGCCGCCAACCAGGCCAAGTCCGAGTTCCTGGCCAATATGAGCCACGAACTGCGCACGCCGTTGAACGCCATCAACGGCTTCTCAGAGATCATGGCCAGCGAGCTGTTCGGGCCGCTGAACGAGAAATACAAGGGATACGCCGGCGACATCCTGAAGTCGGGCCAGCACCTGCTCAGCCTGATCAATGACGTCTTGGACATGGCCAAGATCGAGGCCGGCAAGATGACCCTGCACTATGAGCCGGTGTCCTTGCGCGAGGTGTGCGAGGACGCGGTGCGGCTGATGCGCGGCAAGGTGCAGGAAGCGGGCCTGAAGATCGCGGTCGAGGCCGGCGACCTGCCCGACATCGAGGCCGATCAGCGCGGCGTCAAACAGGTGATGCTGAACCTGATCTCCAACGCCGTGAAGTTCACGCCCGAGGGCGGCTCCATCGTCGTGTCGCTGAAACCCTTCATTGGCGCGCAGGGCGAGGACCGCGTCCGCGTCGCCTGCGCCGACACCGGCATCGGCATCGCGCCCGAAGACCTGGTCCGCCTCGCCCGCCCGTTCGAACAGGTCGAGGGCCAGCATTCCAAGACCACTCAGGGCACCGGCTTGGGCCTAGCCCTGACCAAGTCCCTGATCGAAATGCACGGCGGCCAGCTGAGCATGGAAAGCCAGCCAGGCGTCGGCACGGTCGTCAGCTTCGACCTGCCGGTCAAACGCCCGGATCAGACCGTGCAGCCGATCCGGGCGGCGTTCGCGGCTTAG